One window of Panulirus ornatus isolate Po-2019 chromosome 13, ASM3632096v1, whole genome shotgun sequence genomic DNA carries:
- the LOC139752948 gene encoding uncharacterized protein isoform X1 — translation MADTRGFRAFGDLIPNLPEPPTAPLTVGVPVVVGIPLIRRQEMLPVDVPTLPPRQGTLERGIPAPEVGHTLPEKGTGSNPEQEITFAEPDATHSAPGEASLPTQEVVSKSIIDGRQIHDMQFSQELVGHVDETEKGKSIVSITAAPHTATPQTVPPSPAPPVFAHQHAVPDFTIDQSKNLVPQEASPQQGEDDALLQQPSGPSSHLAKPAPIMAKSTPMMASEKNFVMQMFDKLTTVFDSPAGTLQNSQTVRNSQDSEKVFTGTLESSQAEPIKVSNFVLIDRLRVPTVPKPRVGSMQLVPQPVKVKGKSPAVIMGLHTSGRPPINRRNSQIGRSLAPLGIHLLNLVPFQGSRKSVNANGPVPRPIRIVGEPNLENFYRPAQLALTTPSPFRLPRPMRDYDHDYEDFEYLDYGDYEIGSIGGSGGPRHKTKSKTVRASSDENSWETDSIDSEENDD, via the coding sequence ATGGCTGACACAAGGGGGTTCAGAGCCTTTGGAGACTTAATACCCAACCTACCAGAGCCACCTACTGCACCCCTGActgttggtgttcctgtggttGTGGGCATCCCACTCATCAGAAGACAAGAGATGCTCCCAGTGGATGTCCCAACACTTCCACCCAGGCAAGGGACCTTGGAGAGAGGCATCCCAGCACCTGAGGTTGGACACACACTCCCCGAAAAGGGCACTGGATCTAACCCAGAGCAAGAAATTACATTTGCTGAGCCTGATGCCACCCACAGTGCTCCTGGAGAAGCCTCTTTGCCAACTCAGGAAGTGGTATCAAAAAGCATTATTGATGGCAGGCAAATTCACGATATGCAGTTTTCACAAGAATTAGTTGGACACGTTGATGAAACGGAGAAGGGTAAAAGCATTGTCAGCATTACAGCTGCTCCTCATACAGCCACACCTCAGACTGTTCCTCCAAGCCCTGCACCACCAGTTTTTGCACATCAACATGCTGTTCCAGATTTTACAATTGATCAGTCTAAGAACCTTGTCCCTCAGGAGGCATCACCACAGCAAGGGGAAGATGATGCCTTGCTGCAGCAGCCCTCTGGTCCTAGCTCACACTTAGCCAAGCCAGCTCCCATCATGGCCAAATCAACTCCAATGATGGCTTCTGAGAAGAATTTTGTAATGCAAATGTTCGACAAGTTAACCACGGTGTTTGACTCGCCTGCTGGCACTCTTCAAAATTCCCAAACAGTCAGAAATTCGCAAGATTCAGAAAAGGTTTTCACAGGAACCCTTGAATCATCTCAAGCAGAGCCAATCAAGGTCTCAAACTTTGTACTGATTGATCGTTTGCGGGTACCCACTGTCCCAAAGCCACGTGTGGGCTCCATGCAGTTGGTGCCTCAACCTGTCAAAGTCAAGGGGAAGTCTCCAGCTGTTATCATGGGTCTTCACACCTCTGGAAGACCTCCCATAAACCGCCGTAATTCTCAGATAGGCAGATCATTAGCACCACTTGGGATACATCTTCTAAATCTGGTGCCCTTCCAAGGGAGTCGCAAAAGTGTTAATGCTAATGGACCAGTGCCTCGTCCTATCCGTATTGTTGGGGAACCAAACCTGGAAAATTTCTATCGTCCTGCGCAACtggccctcaccacaccctcaccattcagATTACCAAGACCCATGAGGGACTATGACCATGATTATGAAGACTTTGAATACCTCGATTATGGGGACTATGAGATAGGGAGCATAGGGGGTTCAGGTGGGCCTCGCCACAAAACCAAAAGTAAAACGGTGCGTGCTAGTAGCGATGAGAACTCATGGGAGACAGACTCCATAGACAGCGAAGAGAATGATGACTGA
- the LOC139752948 gene encoding uncharacterized protein isoform X2, translating into MAPRLTVCGLLLLVCSGVLAGEIFRYTESQHSRSETGIPGTNVTGQWSWVDNLGERHHVWYMADTRGFRAFGDLIPNLPEPPTAPLTVGVPVVVGIPLIRRQEMLPVDVPTLPPRQGTLERGIPAPEVGHTLPEKGTGSNPEQEITFAEPDATHSAPGEASLPTQEVVSKSIIDGRQIHDMQFSQELVGHVDETEKGKSIVSITAAPHTATPQTVPPSPAPPVFAHQHAVPDFTIDQSKNLVPQEASPQQGEDDALLQQPSGPSSHLAKPAPIMAKSTPMMASEKNFVMQMFDKLTTVFDSPAGTLQNSQTVRNSQDSEKVFTGTLESSQAEPIKVSNFVLIDRLRVPTVPKPRVGSMQLVPQPVKVKGKSPAVIMGLHTSGRPPINRRNSQIGRSLAPLGIHLLNLVPFQGSRKSVNANGPVPRPIRIVGEPNLENFYRPAQLALTTPSPFRLPRPMRDYDHDYEDFEYLDYGDYEIGSIGGSGGPRHKTKSKTVRASSDENSWETDSIDSEENDD; encoded by the exons GGTCTGCTGTTGCTCGTATGTAGCGGGGTGTTGGCGGGGGAGATCTTCCGCTACACAGAATCTCAACATTCCAGGAGTGAGACAGGAATCCCTGGGACCAACGTCACCGGCCAGTGGAG CTGGGTAGACAACCTTGGAGAGCGTCACCATGTTTGGTACATGGCTGACACAAGGGGGTTCAGAGCCTTTGGAGACTTAATACCCAACCTACCAGAGCCACCTACTGCACCCCTGActgttggtgttcctgtggttGTGGGCATCCCACTCATCAGAAGACAAGAGATGCTCCCAGTGGATGTCCCAACACTTCCACCCAGGCAAGGGACCTTGGAGAGAGGCATCCCAGCACCTGAGGTTGGACACACACTCCCCGAAAAGGGCACTGGATCTAACCCAGAGCAAGAAATTACATTTGCTGAGCCTGATGCCACCCACAGTGCTCCTGGAGAAGCCTCTTTGCCAACTCAGGAAGTGGTATCAAAAAGCATTATTGATGGCAGGCAAATTCACGATATGCAGTTTTCACAAGAATTAGTTGGACACGTTGATGAAACGGAGAAGGGTAAAAGCATTGTCAGCATTACAGCTGCTCCTCATACAGCCACACCTCAGACTGTTCCTCCAAGCCCTGCACCACCAGTTTTTGCACATCAACATGCTGTTCCAGATTTTACAATTGATCAGTCTAAGAACCTTGTCCCTCAGGAGGCATCACCACAGCAAGGGGAAGATGATGCCTTGCTGCAGCAGCCCTCTGGTCCTAGCTCACACTTAGCCAAGCCAGCTCCCATCATGGCCAAATCAACTCCAATGATGGCTTCTGAGAAGAATTTTGTAATGCAAATGTTCGACAAGTTAACCACGGTGTTTGACTCGCCTGCTGGCACTCTTCAAAATTCCCAAACAGTCAGAAATTCGCAAGATTCAGAAAAGGTTTTCACAGGAACCCTTGAATCATCTCAAGCAGAGCCAATCAAGGTCTCAAACTTTGTACTGATTGATCGTTTGCGGGTACCCACTGTCCCAAAGCCACGTGTGGGCTCCATGCAGTTGGTGCCTCAACCTGTCAAAGTCAAGGGGAAGTCTCCAGCTGTTATCATGGGTCTTCACACCTCTGGAAGACCTCCCATAAACCGCCGTAATTCTCAGATAGGCAGATCATTAGCACCACTTGGGATACATCTTCTAAATCTGGTGCCCTTCCAAGGGAGTCGCAAAAGTGTTAATGCTAATGGACCAGTGCCTCGTCCTATCCGTATTGTTGGGGAACCAAACCTGGAAAATTTCTATCGTCCTGCGCAACtggccctcaccacaccctcaccattcagATTACCAAGACCCATGAGGGACTATGACCATGATTATGAAGACTTTGAATACCTCGATTATGGGGACTATGAGATAGGGAGCATAGGGGGTTCAGGTGGGCCTCGCCACAAAACCAAAAGTAAAACGGTGCGTGCTAGTAGCGATGAGAACTCATGGGAGACAGACTCCATAGACAGCGAAGAGAATGATGACTGA